A genomic stretch from Capricornis sumatraensis isolate serow.1 chromosome 4, serow.2, whole genome shotgun sequence includes:
- the TMEM19 gene encoding transmembrane protein 19: protein MQDLDNTYKKYIKMMTNIVILSLIICISSAFWIMSMTASTYYGNFQPVSPWRWLFSVVVPVLIVSNGFKKKSLDHSGALGGLVVGFILTIANFSFFTSLLMFFLSSSKLTKWKGKAKKRLDSEYKEGGQRNWIQVFCNGAVPTELALLYMIESGPGEIPIDFSKQHTASWMCLSLLAALASSAGDTWASEVAPVLSKSAPRLITTWEKVPVGTNGGVTMVGLASSLLGGTFVGITYFLTQLVFVNDLDISAPQWPIIAFGGLAGLLGSIVDSYLGATMQFSGLDESTGMVVSSPRKEVKYIAGKPILDNNAVNLFTSVLVALLLPTAAWGFWPRQ, encoded by the exons ATGCAAGATCTTGACAATACatacaaaaaatacataaagatgaTGACTAATATAGTTATATTGAGCCtgatcatttgcatttcttcagCTTTCTGGATTATGTCTATGACTGCAAGCACCTATTATG GTAACTTTCAGCCTGTTTCTCCCTGGCGTTGgctgttttctgttgttgttcctGTTTTGATCGTCTCTAATGGCTTTAAGAAGAAAAGTCTAGATCACAGTGGGGCTTTAGGag GGCTCGTGGTTGGATTTATCCTAACCATTGCAAATTTCAGCTTTTTTACCTCTTTGctgatgttttttctttcttcctcaaaaCTTACTAAatggaagggaaaagcaaagaagCGTCTAGATTCAGAATACAAGGAAG GTGGGCAGAGAAACTGGATTCAGGTGTTCTGTAATGGCGCTGTGCCCACAGAGCTGGCCCTGCTGTACATGATAGAAAGTGGCCCTGGGGAAATCCCAATAGACTTTTCCAAACAGCACACTGCTTCCTGGATGTGTCTGTCTCTCTTGGCTGCACTGGCCTCCTCTGCTGGAGACacatgggcttcagaagttgcccCTGTTCTGAGTAAAAGCGCGCCAAGGCTGATAACAACCTGGGAGAAAGTTCCAGTTG GGACCAACGGAGGAGTGACGATGGTGGGCCTTGCCTCCAGTCTTCTTGGTGGAACCTTTGTGGGCATCACTTACTTCCTCACACAGTTGGTTTTTGTTAACGATTTAGATATCTCTGCTCCCCAGTGGCCAATTATTGCATTTGGAGGTCTGGCTGGATTACTAGGATCAATTGTGGATTCATATTTAGGAGCTACCATGCAATTTAGTG GTTTGGATGAAAGCACTGGCATGGTGGTCAGCAGCCCAAGGAAGGAGGTGAAGTACATAGCCGGGAAACCCATTCTCGACAACAATGCTGTGAATCTGTTTACTTCTGTCCTCGTAGCCCTCTTGCTCCCAACTGCTGCTTGGGGTTTTTGGCCTAGACAGTGa